A DNA window from Engystomops pustulosus chromosome 6, aEngPut4.maternal, whole genome shotgun sequence contains the following coding sequences:
- the JUP gene encoding junction plakoglobin produces the protein MELIDVAERPIKVTEWQKTYTYDSGINSGVNTSAPSLNGKTVLLEDDDMGYSKQYTTVKTTTYTQQQAPDMETQLAMTRAQRVRAAMYPETVEDSSYLLTTQIEGQQTNVQKLAEPSQMLKSAIVHLINYQDDAELATRAIPELTKLLNDEDPVVVNKASMIVNQLSKKEASRRALMQSPQIVAAVVRTMQNTSDMETARCTTSILHNLSHHREGLLSIFKSGGIPALVRMLSSPVESVLFYAITTLHNLLLYQEGAKMAVRLADGLQKMVPLLNKNNPKFLAITTDCLQLLAYGNQESKLIILANGGPQGLVQIMRTYNYEKLLWTTSRVLKVLSVCPSNKPAIVEAGGMQALGKHLTSSSPRLVQNCLWTLRNLSDVATKQEGLDNVLKILVNQLSSDDVNVLTCATGTLSNLTCNNSRNKTLVTQSNGVESLIHTILRASDKDDIAEPAVCALRHLTSRHPDAEVAQNSVRLHYGIPAIVKLIGQPFQWPLVKATIGLIRNLALCPANHAPLHDAGVIPRLVQLLVKAHQDAQRHAASGTQQPYTDGVRMEEIVEGCTGALHILAREPMNRMEIYRLNTIPLFVQLLYSPVENIQRVAAGVLCELAQDKEAAETIDAEGASAPLMELLHCRNEGTATYAAAVLFRISEDKNADYRKRVSVELTNAIFRQDPAAWEAAQCMIPIGDPYPDEMENYRGMYAEDIPPDHMGDLEVDYNMDGYSDHGGRMAYNDNIMS, from the exons ATGGAGTTAATTGACGTAGCGGAGCGACCTATTAAGGTCACGGAGTGGCAAAAAACGTACACTTACGATTCCGGCATCAACTCCGGAGTGAACACCTCCGCACCATCACTGAATGGCAAGACCGTTCTTCTGGAAGATGATGACATGGGCTACTCCAAGCAGTACACAACTGTGAAgaccaccacatacacacagcagcaagcaCCAG ACATGGAGACCCAGCTTGCCATGACACGAGCCCAGCGCGTTCGTGCAGCTATGTATCCAGAAACGGTGGAAGACTCTTCTTACCTTCTGACAACTCAAATTGAGGGACAGCAGACCAATGTGCAGAAACTTGCCGAGCCCTCCCAGATGCTGAAATCTGCTATTGTCCACCTCATCAATTACCAAGATGATGCTGAACTGGCCACCCGCGCCATCCCTGAGCTCACCAAACTCCTGAATGATGAAGATCCG GTGGTGGTGAACAAGGCCTCCATGATTGTTAACCAGCTCTCCAAAAAGGAAGCCTCCCGCAGAGCCCTGATGCAGTCTCCACAAATTGTTGCAGCCGTTGTGCGCACCATGCAGAACACAAGTGACATGGAGACCGCCCGTTGTACCACAAGCATTTTGCACAACTTGTCCCACCATCGAGAAGGGCTTCTGTCCATCTTCAAGTCTGGAGGAATTCCTGCTCTTGTTCGTATGCTTAG CTCTCCAGTCGAATCGGTGCTGTTCTATGCAATCACAACTCTGCACAATCTCCTGCTGTACCAGGAAGGAGCCAAGATGGCCGTACGTTTGGCTGATGGTCTGCAGAAAATGGTGCCTTTACTAAAcaagaataatcccaaatttttggcTATAACAACGGACTGCCTGCAACTTTTAGCTTATGGAAATCAGGAGAGCAAG CTCATCATCCTAGCCAATGGAGGACCTCAAGGTCTAGTTCAAATCATGAGGACTTACAACTATGAGAAGCTTCTGTGGACCACCAGCAGGGTGTTGAAGGTCCTGTCAGTGTGCCCAAGCAACAAGCCGGCCATCGTTGAAGCTG GAGGAATGCAGGCTCTGGGGAAACATCTCACCAGCTCCAGCCCAAGGCTTGTACAGAACTGCTTGTGGACTCTTAGAAACTTGTCTGATGTTGCCACTAAACAG GAGGGATTGGACAATGTACTGAAGATCCTTGTCAACCAGCTGAGCTCCGATGATGTCAATGTCCTGACTTGTGCAACCGGCACTCTATCCAATCTGACCTGCAACAACAGCCGCAACAAAACTCTGGTGACCCAAAGCAACGGGGTGGAGTCTCTGATCCACACCATCCTCCGAGCAAGTGACAAAGATGACATTGCCGAACCTGCAGTCTGTGCTCTCCGACATCTCACTAGCCGTCACCCTGATGCAGAGGTGGCGCAGAACTCAGTGCGACTTCACTATGGCATCCCAGCCATTGTCAAACTGATAGGCCAACCATTCCAGTGGCCACTGGTCAAG GCAACCATTGGATTGATCAGAAACCTGGCACTGTGCCCTGCCAACCATGCACCCcttcatgatgcaggggtaatccCTCGTTTGGTTCAGTTGCTGGTTAAAGCCCATCAGGATGCACAGAGACACGCGGCTTCAGGAACCCAACAACCATACACG GACGGTGTCAGAATGGAGGAGATTGTGGAAGGCTGCACCGGAGCCCTGCACATCCTGGCCCGGGAGCCCATGAACCGCATGGAGATCTACAGGCTCAACACCATTCCCTTGTTTGTACAG CTCCTGTACTCCCCCGTAGAGAACATTCAGAGAGTGGCAGCAGGAGTGCTGTGTGAGCTGGCCCAGGACAAAGAAGCAGCGGAGACCATTGATGCTGAGGGAGCCTCTGCCCCACTCATGGAGCTTCTGCATTGCCGTAATGAAGGGACAG CCACATATGCCGCTGCGGTCCTGTTCCGTATCTCCGAGGACAAGAACGCTGATTACAGGAAGAGGGTGTCTGTGGAGCTCACAAACGCAATCTTCCGCCAGGACCCCGCAGCCTGGGAGGCG GCTCAATGTATGATTCCCATTGGTGATCCTTACCCAGACG AAATGGAGAATTACCGCGGCATGTACGCCGAGGACATTCCTCCAGATCACATGGGAGATTTGGAAGTAGACTATAACATGGATGGCTACAGTGACCATGGAGGAAGGATGGCATACAATGATAACATAATGTCCTGA